GGCGATCGGGCCGGGGCGGCGTCAGTCCGGCCGGGCGCGGTGCGCGCCGTCACTTTCCACGGCAGGGGCTCCGCGGTGGTCCCGGTGGGCGCGCATGTCGTGTCCGACCCGGTGGACCTCCCGCTCGCCTCGCGGGCCAACCTGACGGTCACCACCTACCTGGCGCCGGGCCGGGCCTCGGGCGAGATCACCTCGCACCCCGGTTCCCGCACCACCAGCCACCTGCCGGCGGACGACCACGTCACCGTGCCGGACTTGCCCGGCGCCACCCCCACCGACCACTGGTACTTCCTCAGCGGCGTGGAGGTGGAGGCCGCCAGCGGCACCGTGGCGGTGGTGGTCCTGGGCGACTCGCTGACCGACGGCCGCGGCTCCACCACCAACGGCAACGACTGGTGGCCCGACCTGCTCCAGGACCGGCTGCCCGCCGGTGTCGCCGTACTCAACCAGGGCGCGGGCGGCAACCGGGTGCTCAACGACGGCAAGGGCCCCAACGCGCTGGCCCGCCTCGACCGCGACGTGCCGGCGCAGAGCGAGGTGGCGTGGCTGGTGGTGTTCGAGGGCGTCAACGACCCGGCCGGTCACCGGGAGTCGGCGCGGCGGGCGGTCAACGACCGGGTCCGCGCGTCCGGGCGGTTCGACGCGGTGGTCGACTTCGACGCCGCGGCCCGCCGACGAGTGCGGTGACCACCTGCACCTGCACCTCAACCCGGCCGGTCACCGGGCGCCGGCGGCGGCCGTGCCGACCGGCCCGTTCGGCAACGGATCATGACCGCCGTCCCCGGGGCTCCTGGTAGAAGTGCAGCCATGACCTCCACCGGCAACTCGTCCCAGGGCAACTCGGCCACCGGCGTCCCGGGCATCACCATCGCCCGGATCGCCGAGCTGGCGGGCGTGTCGGCGGCGACGGTCTCCAAGGTGATCAACGGGCACGCCGAGGTCGCCGCGCACACCCGCGCCCTGGTGGAGGGCGTGCTCCGCGAGCAGGGCTACCGGCGGCAGAAGAAGGTCAGCAGCTCGCCGCTGGTGGACGTGGTGCTGCACGAGCTGGCGGGCGCGTACTCCATCGAGGTCATCAGGGGCGTCGAGCGGGTCGCCGGCGAGCACGGCCTGACCATCACCCTCACCGAGCTGCACGGCAGGCACACCCCGGGCCGCAGCTGGGTCGACGGCGTGCTGGCCCGCCGGCCCACCGGGGTGATCGCCGTCTTCGCGGGCCCCACCGCCGCGCAGCACGACCAGTTGCGCAGCCGCGACATCCCGGTCGTCCTGGTCGACCCGACCGGGGAACCCGCGCACGGCGTGCCGTCGGTGGGCGCGGAGAACTGGAGCGGCGGCCTGGCGGCCACCCGCCACCTGCTGGAGCTGGGGCACCGGCGCATCGGCGTGATCACGGGCCCGCACGACATGCTGTCCAGCCGGGCCCGCCTGGACGGCTACCGCGCCGCCATGGACGCCGCGGGCGTGCCCGCGGACCCGGACCTGGTCCGCGAGGGCCGCTTCCTCAGCGCCGACGGCCTGCACCACACCCGCGAGCTGCTGCGCCTGCCCGACCCCCCGACCGCGGTCTTCACCTGCAACGAGAGCGAGGCGCTGGGGGTGTACCAGGCCGTGCACGAGGCGGGGTTGCGCATCCCCGACGACCTGAGCGTGGTGGGGTTCGACGACCTGCCGTCCGCGCAGTGGCTGATCCCCGCCCTGACCACCGTCCGGCAGCCGCTGAGCGACATGGCCGCCACCGCCACCGGCATGGTGATCGACCTGGCCCAGGGCAAGGACCTGCCGCAGAACCGGCTGGTGCTGTCGACGGAGCTGGTCGTGCGCGCCAGCACCGCCCCGCCGCGCCGCTGACCGACCCGCACCACCCCCCACGGCGCTCTCGGCCGCCCGGGTCACGGCGCCTCGACCTCCGGTTCGCTTGAGCTCCCGGCGTTGCCGCGGGGCGGGTGCGCCGGGCCGGCGGAGCGGGCCGTGGCGGGCTCCGGGGCGGAGTGGACGCGCCTGGAGGCCCAGGAGTTCATGGCCAACGCGTTGACCCGGGCCGACTCGATCCGCGCGGAGGCGTGGTGCACGTGGCCGACATCGGGGCGGTCGCCGCGACCGCGCTGGTGGAGGACGGGCACGCGGGCCGCGCCTACACCCTGACCGGGCCGCAGGCGCTGACCACGCGCGAGCGGATCGCGGTCCCGGGCGAGGTTCTGGGGTGCGACATCGCGTTCGTCCGGATTGCGCGCGAGCAGGCCGCGCGGTTGGCGGCCATCGGGGCCTCGCGCGAGGACGCCGAGCACGACATCGGCCGGGTCGCCCGGCCCGCACGTTCGCGCAGCGGGCCGCCGGGCACGCCGACCGCTCCCGACGAGCGGCTACCCCCGGCGGGTGAACACGACGTCCGCCGCCGGCCGGAGGCCCAGCGTCCCTCCGGGGTGGACGGCGCCGGCCAGGAGCCGGTTGTGCCGGTCGACGACCTGTTCCGCGGTCAGCCCGGCCCGGGGGTCGCCGTCGGCGGCGGGTGCGTGCCCGTCGCTGACCAGGACGACGTCCAGGCCGTGGCTGAGCGCGGACCGCGCGGTCGCGTCGACGCAGTAGTCGGTGGCCACGCCGGTCAGCACGAGGGTGTCCACGCGCCGCTCGGCGAGCACGGCGGCGAGGTCGGTGCGGTAGAACGCGTCGGTGGCGGTCTTGTCGATCACCACGTCGGTCGGTTCCAGGCACAGGCGCGGGCTGAGCCGCGTGCCCGGGGACGCGGGGTCGAAGTCCGTGCCCGGCGGGCCGACCTGCCGCAGCGCGACGACCGGGGCGCCGGCGCGCCGGGCGGCGCGGGCCAGCGCGGCGATCCGGTCCGCCAGCTCCTCGCCGCGCCACACGAGCGGGAGCAGCAGCTCCTGGACGTCCACGACCACCAGTGCGGTGTTCACGGCCCGTCAGCCTATCGGGGGTCCTCAAGGGGACGTCGGGTTGTCGGTGCGCACCGGTAGCGTGCGCGCCGTGGACGCTGTGGAACGCATTCGGGAACTCGCCGACCAGGTCGTGGTGCTGCGCGACGCCTACTACCGGGGTTCGCCGCTGGTGGCGGACGCGGAGTACGACGCGATCGAGGACGAGTTGCGCGGTCTGGTCGAGGCGAACCCGGAGCTGGCGCCCGACCCGAACCCGCTGGAGCAGGTCGGCGCGCCGGCGGTGCTGCACGCCCCGGTGCGGCACTCGCGCCCGATGCTGTCGCTGGAGAAGGCGACCACGCCCGAGCAGGTCGCCGCGTTCTTCGACCGCTTCCCCGGTCAGCCCGTGGTGGTCATGCCGAAGCTGGACGGCCTGTCGCTGGCCCTGGTCTACGAGGACGGTCGGCTGGCCCGCGCGGTCACCCGCGGGGACGGCACGACCGGTGACGACGTGACCCCGCTGGTGCGGGCGCTGGCCGACGGGGTGCCCGACCGGGTCGACGCGCCGGGGCGGGTGGAGGTGCGCGGCGAAGCGGTGATGCTGCGCTCCACGTTCGCCGCCTACAACGCCGCGCACCCGGACAAGCCGCTGATCAACCCGCGCAACGCGGCGGCGGGCACGCTGCGCGCCAAGGACCCGGCCACGGTCGCGGGCCGGCGCCTGCGGTTCTTCGCGTTCGACCTGGACACCTCCGAGGGCGGCGCCGAGGCCGACCTGGAGCGGGGGTTGCACGCGCTCGGGTTCGCCGTGGCCGACATGGAGCACTGCTCGGACGCCGGGGCGGCGCAGGCGGTGATCTCCGCGATCGAGGCGCGGCGCAACGACCTGGACTACGACCTGGACGGCGCGGTGCTGCGGCTGGCCGACCGCAACGCCTACGCGGCCGCCGGGACGCGGTCGAACTCGCCGCGCGGCGCGCTGGCGTTCAAGTTCGCCGCCGAGGAGAAGACCACGCTGCTGCTCGACGTGGTGTGGGACGTGGGCAAGACGGGCAAGGTCGTCCCGGTCGCCTACCTGGAGCCGGTGTTCGTGGGCGGGACGACGGTCACCCGCGCGACGCTGGCCAACCAGGAGGTGATCCGCGCCCGCGGCGTCCGGATCGGCGACACGGTGCTGGTCCGGCGGGCCGGTGACGTGATCCCGTTCGTGGCCGGGGTGCTCGACGAGTCCAGGCGCACGGGCGCCGAGCGCGAGATCGTGCCGCCGGTGGCGTGCCCGTCGTGCGGGCAGGCGGTGGTCGAGCAGGGCAACAGCCGCGAGCTGTTCTGCACCAACCTCGCCTGCCCGGCGCAGGCGGTGCGCAGGCTCATCCACTGGGCGTCGCGGGCGGCGGCGGACATCGAGGCGGTCGGTCCGGTGTGGATCGAGCGGCTGGCCGAAGCCGGGTTGCTGGAGCACCCGTCGGACTTCTACGCGTTGACCAGGGAGCAGTTGCTGGAGTTCGACCGCATCGGCGAGACCTCGGCGACGCGCATGATCGACTCGATCGCCGCGAGCCGCGGGGTCGGGCTGCGCCGGGCGCTGATCGGGCTGGCGATCCCGATGGCCTCGGAGGGCACCGCCACCCGGCTGTGCCGCGCGGGGTTCGGCTCGCTGGAGGAGGTCGCCGACGCGGGCGAGGAGCGCCTGGTGGCCGTGGAGGACATCGGGCCGAAGGTCGCCGCGTCGCTGATCGAGCACCTGGGCCGGCTGCGGCCCGAGCTGGAGCGGCTGCGGCGGGCCGGGGTGTCGCTGGACGTGCGGGAGGAGGACCTGCCGCCCGTGGTGGCCTCCGACGCGCCGCTGGCCGGGAAGACGGTGGTGGTCACCGGCGCGATCAACGACCCGCGCTCGGGCGAGAAGGTGCCGCGGCCGACCTTCCAGCGGCTGTGCGAGAAGGCCGGCGCGACCACCGCGACGTCGGTGTCGGCCAACACCGACTACCTGATCACCGGGGCGGACGTCGGCGCGAGCAAGCTGACCAAGGCCGGGAAGCTGGGTGTCGAGGTGGTCGACCAGTCGGTGATCTGGCAGCAGCTGATCGACGCCGGGGTCGCGTAGGGGCGGGAACGGCCGGTTCCGCCGTCGGCGGGACCGGCCCGGCGGCCGGAACGGGTCGGGAGTAGCACTTCCGGGGACTTGTCCAGGTCCGAAAGTGCAGAGTGCGAAAAAGGGGCGGGATTTCCGCCGGATGACTTCCCCGGCTCTTCCGCCCGCCCCGGTCGACTAACCGGAAAAGCCAGGTGGGACCCCTTTCTCGAAAGCCCGCTCCCCCACTCCCGGACGCGGGTCGTCGACCCGGCGGACCTTCGGGCGTCTGCGGGATTCCGCCTCACGTGGACCCGGTCGGCGGCAGCCCGATGGGCGTACCCGAGTAATGGGAATACCCGTGTTGCCGGAGCGCGCGGGGACACCGGAAGTAGAACGCTCATAACACTGGCGGACCACCTGGGGTGGGATTGTTATGGGCGTGCAGGGCACGACGGTGTGCCGACCGGCGGACCCCTTCCGGTTGCTCCTGGTCGAGGACGACCGCGAACTGGTGGAGCTGCTGTCCGACGCGTTGCGCGACGAGGGCTACGCCGTGGACGTGGCCACGGACGGCCACCGCGGGCTGCACCTCGGCCTGACCCGCCCCTACGACGTCGTGGTCATCGACCGCGGCCTGCCCGTCCTGGACGGCCTGGACCTGCTGGTGCGCCTGCGGTCGAAGTCGGTGCGGGTGCGGGCGCTGGTGCTCACCGCGCTGGGCACCGTGCACGACCGGGTCGACGGGCTCGACGCGGGCGCCGACGACTACCTGGTCAAGCCCTTCGACCTGGACGAGCTGAGCGCACGGCTGCGGGCGCTGTGCCGGCGGGCCCGGGAGCTGGCCGACGTGCTGCGGATCGGGGCCGGGCACCTGGACCTCGCGCAGCGGGAGGTGGTCCTGGCCGACGGCGACCGGGTGCCGCTGACCCCGCGCGAGTTCGCCCTGCTGCGGGTGCTGGCCACCGACCCGGGCGCGGTGCACACGCGGGCGTCGTTGCGGCGGGAGGTGTTCCACGACGCGCCCGCTCCGTCCATAGTGGACACCTATGTGCACTACCTGCGGTCGAAGCTGGGCCGTTCGGTCGTGCACACCGTGCAGGGGCTGGGTTACCGCCTGGGTGTGCTGTGAGCCCGTCGGGGGCCGACGCCGAGGGCGTGGTGGTCCGGCGGGCCCGGCTGCGGGTCGGCGTGCTGGTGGCGTTGGCGATCACGGTGCTGGTCGGGGCCGTCGGCGGGATCGCCTACGCGGTGATGGCGCACGCCCAGGAGGGGCAGGTGCGGCGCGAGCTGCGCTACAGCACCGACTACGGGACGCCGTCGGCGCCGCCGGGGTGCACGTGGCTGTTCAGCCTCGACGACGCCGGCGTGGTCGACCGCGGGGTGCTGCGGGTGCCGCCGGGGTTCCCGCTGCTCGACGACCTGGACGAGGTGCGGGGGTCGGGCCGCGAGCTGGAGCGGGCGGTCGAGCGCAACGGCACGCGGTACCTGGTGCTGACCCGGCCGGGCGCCGGCGGTGGCGCGGTGCAGGCGGTGTTCGACACGCGCTTCCAGATGGCCGATCGGCGCAACCTGCTGCTCGCGCTGGCCGTCGCGGAGCTGGGCGGCCTGCTCGCGGCGGTGGTGACGGGGCTGCTGGTGGGCGGTCGGGCGGTCGCGCCGCTGGCGGAGGCGCTGGCGCGGCAGCGGCGGTTCGTCACCGACGCCAGCCACGAGCTGCGGACGCCGATCGCCCGCGCCTACACGCGGGTGCAACTGCTGGCCCGACGCGCCGCGGCGGCCGAGCTGCCCGACGAGCACCGGGTCGGGCTGGACCGGTTGGCCGGGTCGATCCGCGGGCTCGGGGACGTGGTGGACGACCTGCTGCTGTCGGCGCGGCTGACCGGCGGCGCGGGGCTCGGTGGCCGGGCGGTGGATTTGGCGGCGGTGGCGGAGGCGGCGGTGGCCGCGGAGGCCGAGCGGGCGGGTGAGCGGCGGATCGGGCTGGCCGTGGTGCGCCCGGCGGGCGCGCTGCTGGTGATTGGGGTGGAGACGGCGTTGCGGCGCGCGGTGGACGAGCTGCTGGCCAACGCGGTCCGCCACACGCCGGCGGGTGGGCGGATCGACGTGCGGTTGGGGCGGGGGCGGGACGGGGGCGTGGAGCTGACCGTCGCGGACACCGGGGAGGGGTTCGACCCGGTGGAGGCGGGGCGGCTGTTCGACCGGTTCCACCGGGGGGCCGGTGGCGTGGGCGGGGCGGAGCGGCGGTTCGGGCTGGGGTTGGCGTTGCTGCGCGAGGTGGTGGAGGGGCACGGGGGCACGGTGGAGGCGACCGGACACCCGGGCCAGGGCGCCCGGTTCACGCTGCGGCTGCCGGCGGCGCAGCCGGCGGGCGGCTGATGGCGGGCGGCTGACGGCGGGCGGTGGGCAGGGCAGGCGGGCAGGCTGCGGGTGGCGGCCGGCGCGTGGGCCAGTGGGCGGGCCGGTGGGCAGGCGGGCGGCGGGCGGCGGGCGGCGCGCGGACAGGCGCGGACAGGCGCGGACCGGCGGGCAGGCAGGTTGCAGGTGACGGGCGGCGCGCGGGCAGGCGGGCGGCGGCGGCGGGCAGGCTGCGGGCGGCCGGCGAGCGGGCGGGCGGGCGGCCAGGCTGCGGGCGGGTGGCGGCGAGCGGCGGCGGCGGCGAGTGGGCAGGCAGGCGGCGAGCGGCGGCGGCGGCGAGCAGGCAGGCAGGCGGCGAGCGGGCTGGCGGGCGGGCCAGCGGGCGGGCAGGCGGTGATTCGGCCCGGCGCCCGACCGGATCACCCCCGCACCCCGGTCACCAACTCCGCGGCCAGTCGGACATCGGCGTCGAGCGGTCGATCCGGGTCGACGGGCGGGATGGCGTCGGCGAGCACGTCCAGCAGCTCGGCGCACCGCGGCGCGGTCGGCCGCCTCCCCCCGACGTGGACGGCCTGGCGCAGGCCCAGGGCGAGCGACCCGCACAGCAACCGCAGCAGCTCCGCGAGGTCGTAGGCGCGCAGGGCGGCCTGGGTGCCCAGCGGCACGACGTCCTGGTTGTGCAGGTTGGTCGGCAGGCTCTGGGTGCTGGCGGGCACGGCGGCGCGGCGGATCTCGGCGACGAAGGCGGTGGTGGCCAGCTGCACGCCCTGCAACCCGTGCTGGCGGCCGGGGCCCGCGGCCAGCATCGGGGGCAGGCCGTTGTTGCGGTGGGGGTCGACGAGCAGGTCGAGCTGCCGTTCGGCGAGGTTGCCCAGGGACGCGGTGACCATGGCCAGCACGTCGGCGGCGAAGGCGGCGGGCTGGCCGAAGAAGTTGCCGCCGTGGGCGACCAGGTCCTCGTCGGGGAAGAACAGGGGGTTGTCGCTGACGCCCGCCAGGTCGGCGTCGACGACGCCGTCGACGTAGCGCAGCGCGTCCTCGGCGGCGCCGAGCAGTTGCGGGGAGCAGCGGATGCTGTAGGGCTCCTGGAGGGCGCGGGTGCCGCCGGGGGTGGTGCCGGACAGGGCGGCGCGCATGCGCTCGGCGACGGTGGCGGCCCCGGGGTGGCCGTAGGCGGTGATCAGGCTCGGGTGCAGGAAGCCGGGGTCGGCGCCCAGGACGTCCACGAGCAGGCAGGTCAGGTCCTGGACCGCGCGGTGCGAGGCGCGGACGCCGCGCAGCGCCAGGGCGGTGGCGGCGGTGGTCACGGAGGTGCCGTTGACCAGGGCCAGCGCGTCGCGGCCGTCGAGGGTGAGCGGGGTGAGGCCGGCGCGGCGCAGGGCCCGGTCGGCGGGCATGCGCTCGCCGTCGACGTAGGCGTGGCCGCGGCCGCGCAGGGCCTGGGTGGCGTAGGCCAGCGGGATGAGGTCGCCGCTGGCGCCGACCGAGCCGTAGCGGGGGACGGCCGGGACGAAGGTGGTGGCGAACATCGCGGCCAGGCCGTCGACGACGTGCGGGGAGACGCCGGACAGGCCCTGGGCCAGTGACCGGGTGCGGATGAGCAGGGTGGCGCGGGTGATGTCGGCGGGCAGGTCGGGGCCCTGGCCCGCGCCGAGGTGTGCCAGGGTGTTGTCGCACTGGTCGGCCTCGTCGGTGCGGCCGGCGAAGCCGACGAGGGCGCCGAACCCGGTCTTGGCGCCGTAGACGGGGCGGTCGTCGTCGGCGAGCACGGTGCGCAGGTGCTCGCGACCGCGGGTGAGGCGGTCCCGGACGTCGGGGCCGACGAGCACGGCCAGCGGTGCGGAGGCGCGGACGAGGTCGTCGCCGCGCAGCGGTGCGCCGAGGTCCACCCGGATGTCGGTCGTGGTCACGCCGCCGACCGTAGGCGGTCGATCTCAGAGGGTTCTGAGATCGCGTGGGTAGCTTCCCGGCACATGGCGCACGACTACCTGATCATCGGGGCCGGGCCGGCCGGGCTGCAGCTCGCCGCCCTGCTGGAGCGCGACGGTCGCGACTACGCCGTCCTGGAGCGCGGCAGCGGGCCGGGCACCTTCTTCACCCGCTACCCGCGGCACCGCACGCTGATCTCGATCAACAAGGTGCACAGCGGGTACGACGACCCCGAGCAGCGGTTGCGGATGGACTGGAACTCGCTGCTGTCCGACGACCCGGAGCTGCTGTTCACCCGCTACTCGCCGCGCTACTTCCCGCACGCCGACGACCTGGTCCGCTACCTGGCCGACTTCGCCGCGGCCACCGGGGTGCGGGCGCACTACGGCGTCGAGGTCACCCGGATCTCCCGCGACGAGCACGGGTTCGCCGTGGTCGACGGCGAGGGCCGGACGTGGCGGGCCGCGCGGCTGGTGATGGCCACCGGGGTCTCGCAGCTGCACGTGCCGCCGATCCCGGGCATCGAGCACGCCGAGCGCTACGACACCTTCGACACCGACCCGGCGTCGTTCACCGACCAGCGGGTGCTGGTGATCGGCAAGGGCAACTCCGGGTTCGAGACCGCGGACTCGCTGGTGGAGCACGCCGCGGTCATCCACGTGGCCGGGCCGCGCTCGGTGAAGCTGGCCTGGCAGACCCACTACGTCGGGCACCTGCGGGCGGTGAACAACAACTTCCTGGACACCTACCAGCTCAAGTCGGAGAACGCCGTGCTCGACGGCACGGTGGAGCGCATCGAGCCCCGGCCCGGCGGCGGGTTCCGGGTGCTGTTCCGCTACGCGCGCACGGTGGAGGCGCTGCGGGAGCTGGAGTACGACCGGATCATCGCCTGCACCGGGTTCCGGTTCGACGCCTCGGTGTTCGACGGGGGCAGCCGCCCCGCGCTGGCGATCGACGACCGGTTCCCGGAGCAGACCCCGGCCTTCGAGTCGACCTCCGTGCCCGACCTGTACTTCGCCGGCACGATCACCCAGCAGCGTGACTTCAAGAAGTCCACCAACGGGTTCATCCACGGCTTCCGCTACGGGGTGCGCGCCCTGCACCGCGTCCTGGGGCAGCGCTACCACGACGCGCCGTGGCCCTCGACCGAGCTGGCGGCCTCGCCGGAGGCGATCGGTGACGCGCTGGTGGCCCGGGTGAACCGGTCCTCGGCGCTGTGGCAGCAGTTCGGGGTCATCGGCGACGTGGTGACCGTCGACGGCGGCGTGGCCCGGTACCAGGAGGAGGTGCCGGTGGCCTACCTCGCCGACGGCGGGCTGGGCCGCGCCGGGCACCGGTTCGTCGCGACGCTGGAGTACGGGCCGGACCACGACACCGTCGACCCGTTCGACATCTCGGTGCCGCGCCCGGCGGAGAACGACGCGACGCACGCCCACGACGCCAGCTACCTGCACCCGGTGGTGCGCTACCACCGCGACGGCGAGCTGGTCGCGACCCACCACCTGGCCGAGAACCTGGACAACCACTGGAACCTGCCCGCGGTGCACCAGCAGCCGCTGGCGGTGTTCGTGAAGGAATGCCTTGCCGGCGGGTGAGGCCGGGCCGTTCCCGCGCGCGGTGCTCGACGCGCTCGGCGCCGCCGCGGACCGGCCCGTGTTCGAGCACGGCGACCGCGCGGTGACCGGCGCGGAGCTGCTGGACCTGGTCGCGCGGGTCGCGGCGGGGCTGCGGGCCGCGGGGCTGGGTCCGGGCGACGGCGTCGGGCTGCTGCTGGGGGTCGACCCGGAGGCGTTCGCGGTGGTCCTGGCCGCGCACGTGGTGGGCGCCCGGGTGGTGGGCGTGCGGCCGGGGCTGCCCGAGGTGCAGGTCCGCCACCTGCTCGGCCTGGACGTCGCCGCGGTGGTCACCGACTCCGGCGCCCGGTACGGGCCGCGCGCGCTGGACGTCGGGGCGCTGTGCGCGACCCGCCCCGAGCCGGGCCCGCTGCGGTTGGCCGGCCGCCCGGACGACGTGGCCCGGCTGATCCACACCAGCGGCAGCACGGGCACGCCCAAGGCGTGCGCGCAGACCTACGCCGCGATGGCGGCGGGGTGGGCCGCGCGGCCCTCGGCGTGGCCGCCGGCGATCCGGGAGCTGGCGCCCCGGCTGGCGCGGCACCTGGTGTTCGGGTCGCTGTCGAGCCAGGTGATGTTCGAGTACGCGGTGCTCGCCGTCGCCGCCGGGGGCACCGCGGTGGTGCCCGACTCCCCCGCGCTGCCCGACGCGGTCGTCCGCCACCGCGCCACCTCCAGCGTGATCACCGTGCCCCGGCTGGCGAAGCTGGTCGCCGCGCAGCGCCGCGACCCGGCCGACCTGTCGTCGTTGCGCGCGCTGATGGTGTCCGGCTCGCCGCTGGCGCCCGACCGGCACCGCGAGGCGCTGGAGGTGCTGGGACCGGTGGTGTTCCACGGCTACGGCCAGACCGAGACCGGCATGATCTCCATGGCCACCCCCACCGACCCGCCCGGTTCGGTGGGCACCCCGCCCCCGGCGGTGACCGTCGAGGTGCGCGACGGGCGCGGCGCGCCGGTGCCCGCGGGCGTCGACGGCGAGCTGTTCGTCCGCACCCCGTCCCAGGCCCGCGGGTACTGGGGCGACCCGGTGGAGTCGGCCGAGGTGTTCACCGGCGGCTGGGTGCGCACCCGCGACCTGGGCCGGCTGGACGCGGCGGGCCGGCTGCACCTGACCGGCCGGATCCGGGACGTGGTGATCGTCAACGCCAACCTGCACCACGCGGGCCCGATCGAGCGGGTCCTGGCCGAGCACCCGGACGTGGCCGAGGCTTACGTGGTCGCGGTGCCCGACGAGGACACCGGCGAGGCGGTGCACGCGTTCGTGGTGCCGACCGCCGGCCGGGTGCCCGACCCGGCGGCGCTGCGCGCCCTGGTGACCGAGCGCCTGGGCGCGGCGTGCGCGCCGGCGCGGGTGACCGCGATCGCCGAGCCGCCGCTGGCACCGAGCGGCAAGCCGGACAAGCGGCTGCTGCCCCGATGAGGCCCGCCGCCGCACCGATGAGACGTTAAGGAGAAGGTCTTGTCCAGCGAGGTTTCCACCG
This portion of the Saccharothrix syringae genome encodes:
- a CDS encoding class I adenylate-forming enzyme family protein, with translation MPAGEAGPFPRAVLDALGAAADRPVFEHGDRAVTGAELLDLVARVAAGLRAAGLGPGDGVGLLLGVDPEAFAVVLAAHVVGARVVGVRPGLPEVQVRHLLGLDVAAVVTDSGARYGPRALDVGALCATRPEPGPLRLAGRPDDVARLIHTSGSTGTPKACAQTYAAMAAGWAARPSAWPPAIRELAPRLARHLVFGSLSSQVMFEYAVLAVAAGGTAVVPDSPALPDAVVRHRATSSVITVPRLAKLVAAQRRDPADLSSLRALMVSGSPLAPDRHREALEVLGPVVFHGYGQTETGMISMATPTDPPGSVGTPPPAVTVEVRDGRGAPVPAGVDGELFVRTPSQARGYWGDPVESAEVFTGGWVRTRDLGRLDAAGRLHLTGRIRDVVIVNANLHHAGPIERVLAEHPDVAEAYVVAVPDEDTGEAVHAFVVPTAGRVPDPAALRALVTERLGAACAPARVTAIAEPPLAPSGKPDKRLLPR